Genomic segment of Arachis hypogaea cultivar Tifrunner chromosome 11, arahy.Tifrunner.gnm2.J5K5, whole genome shotgun sequence:
TATTAGACGGATTTCTGTGTCTAAAAGAATCTTATTTGCTAAATGGTTTTGGAAATTTCCTCATGAGCTTCCTTACGAGTTTTGGTCAATTCTTtaacttctttgcttcttttaaaTCATGCGTTCTTCTTGAGCATTGAATATGCCTTAATTGAGTTTTAAATTGACCATAAACTTGAAATTCTTTTGAGATTTTGAGCCCCTTTTGCATAAACCCAAAAGATTGAAGGTTTTAAATCTAAGTGGCTGAAttgattcattttatttttgcCTAACTTTCATTAAGTTACTTAGTTCATGAGGTTTTCAATTCTTGTTTCAAATTGTGACTTTTATGCTTCTTTGGAATTTGGTGTTTGAATGTTCTTTGTCTCACTTGTCTCTCTATGTTTTTAACTTTGCCAACACCAAATTGTTTGAACTTGTGCCAGCTACTTGTGATTAATATTCATTTGAttatgtgctctacacatacATATGCATCACTTGTTTTGGCATTTTGAATTGTTGAGAAGTGAAAACAACCttgcttgttttgaaatttttgaaattttttggaaTTAAGGAACTTGTGACTATGCACCTAacttttgatttttcttccatttcttttacTAACTTTTCCCTTCTTTTTACATAACATTtaacttttgttttctttttcaactaactttttattttccttcacctaactttaaattttcttttctctttcaattaaccattttcctttttactaacataacttttaacttttaactttctttttatttttcaactaacaTTAACCTTCAATTTTTAactgttttctttctctttgtgtATAGTAACAATGCCCCTTCCTTCTTTTATTCTTTGAGAACAGGCAAGTTAGCTTTCCCCATGTCCTGAATTTGATTGGAAGTTGtttgtatttgatttaatttgattctcatgtatgcttccattcaaatttttattatttgttcaatTCATATGCTGTTTTGTGACTTAGCTCTTTCCTTTAAAGCATCACCATCACTCTTGCAGCTACTCTATCGCCTAACCCACCAGTTGAAGGTGGAGGTGACACAGTGACGACTCCTTCCACTCCGCATGATCGtgagcaccgaggacggtgctacatcttaagtgtggggaggttgtgcatcttcagCAAGCGCATTTTGGGTGACAAGCTTCATTGCCGAACACTTTTAGTTTAGTTTCTTATTATGctttttagttattttgtatatattttatcttttgaaaaccTTTTTACTTAGTTATTGCACTTTCTTAGTTTATTGCACTTTTTAATTTTGCTTGTACATAACTTAGTATTATATAGTAGTTATGCATATTTTGACATTTTGCTCTTAATTTTGGCTTGtacatatgttttttttttttttttggttttttagtcTTGATTGTGATTTGGATGATGTGATGATTGCACCTAGTTTGATTTCCTATACACTTGCTATTTTGGTTTGTTTGAAATTAGGAATTAAACTTAGGATTTTTGACCTTTTCCATCCAATcacactatatacatatatagaataaATGCTAGTCAATTAATGAAATTTCCAAGAAGCTTATCTTTTGTATATAGGGcattgaaattcaaattgaattgaGTTTAAAATTTTCATTGAAACTTGCATTTATACATtgtggaatatggtttttgagttGAAAGAACATAcaacttgtgagtttttgagtcttattgtgtggttacatcatttaACCACTTATCTCATTCTTGTGTGTTGCTCTTCTTTATgatgcaatatttggtttgtttaATGTATATTATGcaattatgtgattgaggccattatttctttatagctcacttaacccaaatagcctaccatttcattcacatttgtttgccactttgagccttttttatccccttttgttctttattttgccACATCATTaaccttaagtgaaaaacaatgaaGTGTCCCttatttgaatctttgagtaGCTTAAGTTAGTGAGAGTGTgtgatgtttaagtgtggggaagatgtgggaactttggttgatgaataggtgttttaattcttgttgaaaaatattgaaaatttcgggtgcatactcatgtaatATTATGGAAACCATATGCATTAATGTGTTGGTATATATagtgttcttgaaaaaaaaaaaaagaataatgaaaaggggacaaaattatccctaTGAGAaattcaataagaatcaatgcatatgtgataaattgaattaaaatgcatgagtgtgtatatatgtaaaagtgagattatgggtaTCTAAGCTtgatattagaattgtataggttgtgtaTGTCTTAGGTGATaatttaggctaatcaaagattcaaatgcaAGCTCACCTAGccatatatacatccttacctttaactttagccccattacaactttgaaaagacctcatgatttttgcatatgtacattaaatttgtgttgattggttagatgaagaacaaactttagaaagcatgattagaggagaatttagtgaattgaccctaaacatttaagtgactagagtgcatacacatatccggtgagggtttaatcactcaattccatatttccacctatgatcattgcttatcttgcaagtttggttaaattcttttatatgactcaattcaattgtgaataGGATTTGGTTATAATTGCTTTAACCCTTGGTTGTATATAGATGCTTTCTTGGATATTGACTTATTTGGACTAAGTAAATACATATAGATAGTTAGATAATATAGTTACatacatatagatagattgcatatagatagttagattgaataattgttgattcccattcttctcttcttctggtatagcatgaggacatgctattgtttaagggtggggatgtgatgaatccacattctatagtatttatttgctctatttgggtggatttcattgacttttcttgcacttatctattgaaatagcatgcttttatgaattctttcctaattgtgcttaattgtgaaaaatatgcttttcatgcttaaattgccaattttaattcacttttctcccattcgatgtcttgatatgtttgcttgagtgatttaaggttttgaaggcaagaatggcttgagaaagtggaaggaaagcatacaaagtggaagaattcaagaaatgaaagaTTTGGAAAGCTGTCCATCCTGACCTCTCGatactaaattggtcataacttgagctacagaagtccaaatgaggcggttccaacggcattggaaagctaacgtccggggcttcaaaatgatatacaatttgctatagtggaTATAAGTctatgtgtgcggacgcacacaacttgtgcgtacgcacaggtcagaAAATagcaagtgtgcggacgcacaaatcTGTGCGTCAGCATAGGTCCtggcacgtgagctcattaactGCAaaccgctgggggcgatttctgggccccaaaaatccaatccaactcatttctgaagctatttcaatcCAAAttaaagaggaatgaaggggggagcacttaggtttagatttttacatgttttagcttagttttctagagaaagaagctcccccttctctctagaattagggttccttagtttaatttcttgcaatttctacttttaattcttgtttttatttactttgccttgttatttattgttattgcagCTTAGTTCTTCTTCACTTCtcttgttatttcttttattttgtcacttttatgttaTGAATACTCTTTgtcacttttaatttcatttaatgcaattttgatattttgtctctctttaatgcttgtttgagttgttattatcattttattACAATTGGTAGTTctagatttatttttattgcaatttatgatgtttttcCTTTAATGCATACTAGATGTTTGattaaatgtctcttttagtttttgcctattttttcacactcttgacttggaattggataattaggtgaccttgagtcatagaTGTCCGTTCGATATTGTGATTAGAATTTTTAGTTGGTTTGGTTtttactaacgctagtctttcactaagttaattagtgagttgattagaacttgtggattgagatcaattatgcccttttgacttattcTCGATGTTAGGATAGACTAATTGTGATTAATTCTTAGCAATTATCATGTTTGTGGTCTATGATTATGATAGGAATCCTTAACTCCCAATCCTTGCTAAAAATTCCTACTTTTTGCCACTTGAATTACATTTTTGATTTACTTGCTTTGAGCTTTAATTCCCTTGCATGTCTATTTAGTTCCTTGCATTTTAATTAGTTGTCAATTGCTATCAAACTCCCTTGcttccctcatagccaataatatgacACTTCATTGTgattcttagggagaacgacctgggagtttaaatactcttggttatttgatttgaattgtgataattctttgatttaaactttgattgagagttaattgttggtctagactatacttgcaatgaaattctatttttgtgaaattctagatcaaCATAAATTTCTCTCATCACAGTCCCACCTTCCCTTACTCTTTTAGCTAGCCAGTCCTTCTCATTCCCAACCTCATCTTATGCATTCGACTCGTGCTAGGAGAACCTCGAATTATTTACGTGATTATCATTGCATGCTTACTTGGACAGGGGCTTTTAGCTTACAATCGAATTCAAGGCTCTATGGTCTCTCTTAAATAGTAGATTATGGTAAGCTGTCTCCCTTCCAGAGAGCCTTCTCCCTTGCTATAACCATTACCATGGAGCCGAAGACTTATCAAGAGGCTGTTGCACATGAGTGTTGGCGAAATTCCATTAATGCAAAAAATTACTCACTCTTAAGCGGAATCAAACTTGGACTATCACTTCTTTACCAGCTGGGAAACGTTCCAATGGATGCAAATGGGTCTTCAAGGTCAAGTTTCATCTGGACAGGAGTGACGAAAGGCACAAGCCACAACTTGTAGCTCATGGTTATAGTCAACGGCTTGGATATGATTATTTTGATACGTTTAGTTCGGTTGTGAAGATCACCACTTTGAGGATCTTACTTACTCTTGTGGCTGTGCGTGGCTAGGAGTTGTACCGGTTGCACGTCAACACAGCCTTTTTGCATGGTGAACTGCAGGAGGAGGTGCACATGGCACCATCGCTGGGTCTTGATGTTCCAACCAGTTCTGTGTGCAAGCTTGACCATTCTCTATATGGACTTAAGCAGCTAGTCGATAGTAAAATTTGCGGTTAAGTGATTTTTTTGCAGCAGCATGGCTTTCTTAAGTCTTTTCATGATCAGTTTTTCTTACCAAGCGCACCACCCATGGTTTTGGCTGTCATTCTTATTTATGTAGATGACTTGGTTTTGTCTGGCGACAACCCTGTTGAGATGGAGGCTATCAAAAGGGCTCTTAATACCAAGTTTAGTATCAAGGATTTTGGGAAGTTAAAGTTCTTTCTTAGCATGGAAGTGACACGCAGTTCTCGCGAGATCGCTTTGTATCGACATAAATACATCCTTGACCTTCTTGATGAATATTGGTTGTTGGAATGTAAATACATCCTTGACTTGCTAGTGTCCCTGTGTTGTACAATGGAAAACTCTACAGGAAATGTAGCATGAAGCTAGATGATTCCACTCCATTTCGCCAGTTATTGGGGCGGCTACCTTGCATATTCTGCAGTATCTCAAGCAAGCTCCCGCTAAGggccttttcttttcttctcaaaATTATTTCAAGATCTTTGGTTTTGTTGATTCGAATTAGGCGACTTGTGCCGACACTTGCTGATCTGTGACAGTGTATTGTTTCTTCTTAGGTTCTTCGCTCATTTCTTGGAAGAGCAAGAAGCAAACGACTATGACTTGCTCTTCTTCAGAAACTGAGTATCGTGACATGGCCCAAGCAACCAAGGAGGGGCAATGGCTCTTGTATCTTCatgatttcaaattttcaacaTTGTTCACACTGATCTAATTAACTTATACTGTGACAATCAATCTACCTTGTACATTGTTACGTATTTAGTGTTTCAAGAGCGGACTAAGCACCTTGAAGTCGACTACCATATTGTGTGAGAAAGGCTGATGCTAGAGTGTTAAAGCTACTTCCGATCACTTCTTCCAACCAAACAGCTGACCTACTCACAAAGGCCTTGCTGCCTGGTCCTTTTGCTTCCATGGTGTTCATGTTGGGTATGCTTGATTTTCATACCCCACTTGAGGGAGGATCTGGACAGTATTCAAGTGATGTGATGAGTAATGTGATTCTAAAGGAGATTAATGAAGATTTTGCAGCAACTAGCTACAACttgaaggaggaggatgaagataGTATTAAATAATTTACATAAATTATAGCTAATAGCTAGTGGTATATTGTTTTGGTTTAGTAATGCTGATTCAGCATAGCATTAGTAGTGTTAGTTAGTTAGACTAAGTTAATTAGGTAGTGATATAAATAGTTGGTTACCATTATATAACTGTACAATTTTTCATTCTCTATTCTGCATTATAATGAGAAAGACCACTTTCTCCCAATATATCTCCAAACTTCTCCGAGCTTATTCTTCttgttctctttttctttatcctCAATTAAGACCATGATCACAATTCCTTCAATAACCACCAAAGTTTGCTTGTTTTATGTTAATTAATAGTATGCTAGTACATGATTCAATCGATAAGGTGAGGATCTTACAAGTTACAACATAAAGTATTTGTGTACTATTTATTATAGAAGTGTTGAAAATGCAGAAAAGAAAATGTGAAAGCATATattaaaacagaaaaatactatttgtatattaaaatcaactactaaaattaactattatgtatttatatataaatacatgtgttatTTAAttcattctaatatatattttgtattccaatatgtattttatactaatagttaattttagtaactaattttaatatacgccTAGCATAGTTGAAACAGAAGAGGGTTAAATCCAAGCAGGATTCTTGAGTGGTTCAACAACAGCTTTGATCTGAAGGTAGTTGTTGAGACTGTAGATTCCTTTCTCCCTCCCAATGCCACTCATCTTGTAGCCTCCAAAGGGAATGGCAGCGTCGAATACATCAAAACAGTTGATCCAAACCGTTCCAACTCTCAGTGCCCTCATCAATGTGTTTGCTGTGTGTACGTTCTTTGTGAACACTCCTGCTGCTAGTCCATATCGTGTTGCATTTGCTCTCTTTATTACTTCTTCAATGTCCCTACTCATGTTTTTTTTAATCACATCAACCACGTACACTTTCATTATTCTACAActtgttctttatttatttacaaCCATATTATATACTTACAAAGAATCAGCCACCAATCAACtaccatataaaaatatatatttcgaAAATATCTTATTACAAAtagattttttgattttttttttttatttttaccagATGAACGAAATTTGtcgataattttaataaaaaaatgttttaaaatctaTTTGTAATTGACTTTTTCCTggtgtttataaaaaaaatttgattagcAAGTGAATAGAGATAGATATTTAATGTTTATGAAAAATTTGATTATGAAAATGTTTGATTATTCTAACGatagattattttataaaaaaaattgtgtaaaatatatataaatatataaaaaagatatgataactgatgtaatagttaattttttatatttataaaatattattttattacataTTGAACTTACTTGAATTTCAAGATGGACTGAACCGGCCCGAATATTTCGTCTTTGGCTATCAGCATATCGTCCTAATGATTAGCATATTTAGGTTATGAGTCTTAATGTACAACAATACAAGTCACTTGTGCCaatacaaaacaaaacaaaacaaaagaatacCTTAACATTGGAGAAAACAGTTGGCTCGATGAAGAAGCCTTTTGAGCCCAATCGCTGACCCCCACATTCAAGGGTAGCATTGCTTTCAATTCCAGATCTTATGTACCTAAGCACTTTCTCAAATTGTTCTGTGTCAATCTGAGATTTGAATTTCACTCAGTTAATTACATGCATCAGAGTCAGCTATTCTAAAAATAGAGTGAATTGATTAAAACAGAGAGCATGCAGCACCTGAGGGCCTTGTTCAACACCCTTCTTGAATGGATCACCAACAACGCGTCTCAAAGCACGTTTCTTTGACTTCTCCAAGAACTCATCATAGATACGCTCATGTACAAAGGTTCGAGACCCAGCACAGCAACATTGTCCCTACAGATCAAGATTATATTACATAGACACCATAAACATAGACATATTAGAATTCACCTATATATTTATACGTACCTGATTAAAGAAGAGAGCAAAGTGTGCTTGTTCAACAGCGTGGTCAACATCAGCATCATGACACACAATAAAAGGTGATTTGCCTCCTAACTCCAATGTCACAGGCTTCAGATTGCTTCTTGCAGCCAATTCAAGCACAATTTTTCCAGTGTCTGTTGATCCAGTAAATGCTAGCTGCAACAAGTAATAAATACGTGCTTTAACATTATTGTCTATGATTTATGGCTGCCGTATTAGGAATgttaaaacaaacaaatcttCAACCTTGTCAACGTCCATGTGACTTGCAAGAGCTGCACCAGCAGTTGGGCCAAATCCAGAAACTATATTCAGAACACCTGGTGGAAGACCAGCCTGCCAAAGGAAGGAAAATTCAGGGTAAACCATGGActctctttttttaaatatatatacatcTTTTGTTTTGGTGACTATAAATATATCTGTTATTGTTTaggtttattaaaaatttaatttataaaaaaattattcaaatatattTGTATGTTAAGTACAATAATGTACCAAATTGACCGCAACTACTGCTATTTAtacaaataagagaaaataaaattattaaagtaTAATtggtaaagtataatttttgttcttaaaatttgttaaaaattttaaaaatattttttaaattttattttattttaattttatcttaaaatttttttatttatatcaaatatattttttgtggctaatttttcaaaaaaattagaatcaatttagtaacaatttcataataataacttttaacacatgcaaatcaaacataattattatgtattattgttggattagtcctaaattttctaaaaatttaactgttagggatatatttgatgcaaataaaaaattttaaaaacaaaattaaaataaaataaaatttaaaaatatttttaaaattttttaaaaaatttaaaaaatatataatttatcctctctctatatatatttatatatattatttataccaTATGACAATAGGACATCTGTGGGGGTCAAAGACAGATCAGAACAAatatatagataaaaatatttttttattttaaaatataagttGCAAATATTCTATACATGCAAAAAGTTGGAGACAATTAAGATATAGATAAAGACATCACtcatattttgttg
This window contains:
- the LOC112722365 gene encoding aldehyde dehydrogenase family 2 member B4, mitochondrial, which produces MAARRLSWLLSRSLSAASGADSFLHSLGRNSGGGCRKLKRFSTAAAVDEVIIPQVQINYTQHLIDGKFVDSASGKTFPTYDPRTGEVIAQVAEGDAEDINRAVAAARKAFDEGPWPKMTAYERCRILLRFADLVEKHSKELAALETWNNGKPYEQSFNDELPLFVRLFHYYAGWADKIHGMTVPADGKYHVQTLHEPIGVAGQIIPWNFPLIMFAWKVGPALACGNTVILKTAEQTPLTALYVAKLFHEAGLPPGVLNIVSGFGPTAGAALASHMDVDKLAFTGSTDTGKIVLELAARSNLKPVTLELGGKSPFIVCHDADVDHAVEQAHFALFFNQGQCCCAGSRTFVHERIYDEFLEKSKKRALRRVVGDPFKKGVEQGPQIDTEQFEKVLRYIRSGIESNATLECGGQRLGSKGFFIEPTVFSNVKDDMLIAKDEIFGPVQSILKFKDIEEVIKRANATRYGLAAGVFTKNVHTANTLMRALRVGTVWINCFDVFDAAIPFGGYKMSGIGREKGIYSLNNYLQIKAVVEPLKNPAWI